In a single window of the Raphanus sativus cultivar WK10039 chromosome 9, ASM80110v3, whole genome shotgun sequence genome:
- the LOC108823494 gene encoding acid phosphatase 1, giving the protein MARSLVLSLTLAFLFIGMVSARDWNILNQFKGLKPTATTNQNGVASLKGPNLNGYCESWRVNVELHNIRDFTVVPQECVWFVQQYMTSSQYDDDVERAVEEAILYLGKTCCGKKKCDDMDAWIFDIDDTLLSTIPYHKSNGCFGGEQLNTTKFEEWQSWGKAPAVPNMVKLFHEIRERGFKIFLVSSRKEYLRSATVENLIEAGYHSWSNLLLRGEEEEKKSVTQYKADVRTWLTSLGYRVWGVMGAQWNSFAGCPVPKRTFKLPNSIYYVA; this is encoded by the exons ATGGCTAGATCTTTGGTGCTCTCGCTAACCCTCGCATTCCTCTTCATAGGAATGGTCTCAGCTCGTGACTGGAACATCCTAAACCAGTTTAAGGGACTCAAGCCAACCGCAACCACCAACCAGAACGGCGTCGCCTCATTGAAAGGACCAAACCTAAACGGATACTGCGAGAGCTGGAGAGTCAACGTGGAGCTTCACAACATCAGAGACTTCACGGTGGTGCCACAGGAGTGCGTGTGGTTCGTCCAACAGTACATGACGTCATCTCAGTACGATGATGACGTGGAGAGAGCTGTTGAGGAAGCCATCCTCTACCTCGGGAAAACATGTTGCGGAAAGAAGAAATGTGATGACATGGATGCTTGGATCTTTGACATTGACGACACTCTGCTTTCCACCATCCCGTACCACAAGAGCAACGGCTGTTTCGG TGGTGAGCAACTAAACACGACCAAATTCGAGGAATGGCAGAGTTGGGGAAAGGCACCAGCTGTTCCAAACATGGTGAAGCTATTCCATGAGATCCGGGAGAGGGGTTTCAAGATCTTTTTGGTTTCTTCTCGCAAGGAGTACCTCAGATCCGCCACCGTCGAGAACCTTATTGAAGCCGGTTACCACAGCTGGTCTAACCTCCTTCTCAg aggagaagaggaagagaagaagagcgtGACCCAATACAAAGCAGATGTGAGGACATGGCTTACAAGTCTTGGATACAGAGTTTGGGGAGTGATGGGTGCACAATGGAACAGCTTCGCAGGTTGTCCAGTTCCCAAGAGAACCTTCAAGCTCCCTAACTCCATCTACTATGTCGCTTGA
- the LOC108824036 gene encoding uncharacterized protein LOC108824036, whose product MVPEISKEEFVKLLKGFVDMLILASGFQSSGAPAHWDADNCRKALQWGLFFQNMLRSVNISDPSGESVREVEEAISEIKSNPLFPKGLENLSSDTLSKGREFVLEHLMNNSALKDKQLQAVLVAAMESGERIADVIDGKLCERQAVVSCVSALETGLKILSRNLVEVEELIQREDKDATFVSGGQQPVELVTWNKWQSKSLSYFLSKRTLRLVSGASLIFSAPRAQWAEVLRRLHVSAENKEDIFVEKIELLLLGCVTSRWTHLIEGIMSVSYKSVTLSEQYVELCKLLLQRPKGVNQNEIVLNSKVEEILEYLTEILKKRSHRLWKLPSALTAAAIPSWSPLFGLYFGEIEKQLKLDLSATRCCSCDKDLNEHKDCELAERVWCLYLFHIVCRCHQTI is encoded by the exons ATGGTCCCAGAAATTTCCAAGGAAGAGTTCGTGAAGCTACTGAAAGGGTTTGTGGATATGCTCATCCTCGCATCTGGGTTTCAATCTTCTGGCGCTCCCGCTCACTGGGACGCCGATAATTGCCGGAAAGCTCTTCAATGGGGTCTCTTCTTCCAAAAC ATGTTAAGAAGCGTAAACATCTCAGACCCATCTGGAGAATCTGTGAGAGAGGTTGAGGAAGCTATATCAGAGATAAAATCTAACCCCTTGTTTCCAAAG GGTCTGGAGAATCTGTCGTCAGATACTCTATCAAAGGGAAGAGAGTTTGTGTTAGAGCATTTGATGAATAACTCAGCTTTGAAGGATAAACAGCTCCAAGCTGTTTTGGTTGCAGCTATGGAGTCAGGTGAGCGTATTGCAGACGTAATTGATGGGAAGCTCTGCGAGAGGCAAGCTGTTGTGTCATGTGTATCAGCGCTTGAGACAGGTTTGAAGATCCTTTCTAGAAACCTAGTAGAGGTGGAAGAGTTGATACAGAGAGAAGACAAGGATGCAACTTTTGTAAG TGGGGGACAACAGCCTGTTGAGCTTGTAACATGGAACAAATGGCAATCGAAAAGTCTGTCTTATTTTCTCAGTAAGAGAACTTTAAGATTGGTGTCGGGAGCCAGCTTGATATTTTCTGCACCGAGAGCTCAGTGGGCAGAAGTGTTGAGAAGGCTGCACGTTTCAGCTGAGAACAAAGAAGATATATTCGTCGAAAAGATT GAGCTGTTGTTACTAGGATGCGTAACAAGCAGATGGACTCATTTAATCGAAGGTATCATGTCAGTTTCTTACAAATCTGTGACTTTGTCAGAACAGTACGTGGAGTTATGTAAGCTGCTTCTTCAAAGACCTAAAGGTGTAAATCAGAATGAGATCGTTTTGAATTCAAAG GTTGAAGAGATTCTTGAGTATTTAACTGAAATATTAAAGAAACGTTCTCATCGTCTCTGGAAATTGCCTTCTGCCCTTACCGCAGCTGCAATTCCATCATG GTCACCATTGTTTGGTTTGTACTTTGGCGAAATAGAGAAACAGTTGAAACTAGACCTCTCAGCAACAAG ATGTTGTAGCTGCGATAAAGATCTAAACGAGCACAAGGACT GTGAGCTCGCTGAAAGAGTTTGGTGCTTGTACCTATTCCATATTGTCTGCAGATGCCACCAAACAATTTAA